AAATGGCCACGTATTGTAGGGAAACCAACAGACGAAGAAGCAAAGCACAATGACAATGATGACCTTTAAGTGTTTTTGCGAAATTTTTGATCTTTTAAGAGATCTGATTTTGTAAGCGATTAGAACATAGGAGATGGTAATTATAATAAATGGCAATgaaaacatacatacattttgAATGATAAACATCTTATCAACCTTTTGATTATCTAGATCCTCTAGATCCTCTCTAAGCCATGCCTCATACTTAGGAAAGCAGTCTGAGTTGTCTTCTATGATGTATTTGCGCACCACATGCGGCACGCTGCTCAACACACAAAGCAGCCAAGTAAACGCTGCTACTATGCTGGCCAGTCTACGTGTCCTGTATATTCGACTCCAAAACGGCCACATGATGGAGACACACCTGTCCACACTGATAACAGTCAAAAAATAGACACTAGAAAACATGTTGATGAGCATCACGGACATGGCAAGTTTACACACGTGTCTTTCAGAATACGTTTCCAAAAACGCCCATTGCGAAATACGGAGGGGAAGGGCGAGGTTGCAGATGAGATCGGCAATGGCCAAGTTTAGGAACCAAACAGAATTGACGGTCTTCATCTTGTAGCTGGCAACCCAAATGACTAGACCATTTCCTATGACTCCAATAATGAATGTGATGCTGTAGCAAACGATCGATAGAATCTGTATAATTGTATAAGCTTTGGACATTGACGTAAGAAACCAGAGGAACTCAACAAAGTCTGAATAATCCATTTCATGTGACGGCTCATCAGAACTATTCAAGAAGTCTAGAGTCCAGGTATCGGACTGAGAAGAAGTttccatgtttttgttttttatctctgctgaaaaagataaaaagataagaaaaagatAAAAACGTTCCTGGATTCCACCTCAGCACTTGGAAGACTCTGTGGAATAcaagttacccactgtttggatcctACCCCAGGCCTTGGAGGATTTCGTTGATGCACATTACCCAGtgactggaggtaagcgctctgtgagcccaggcttagCGAAGTGTATCCAGTTTTTTCACATTGATGATCCAAGGACAGAAGACTTGTCCATCATTGACATAGCACTTTCATTCACTTatattttggactttattattgaatttagtttttatttgggtgtttttcactttaatacacagcccattgatttggtTTATAAATAGATTGTTATctaacattttagatttgagcagcattttgtttatgtcagggcactgccctttacggtcacatttccccagttggctctgggtggaattgaacctgggacctgtccattgtgagtccagctctttgcctctgagccactgctcaagtattactttgcttgctatccatttgagcctggtgctgaacctgtactttctgtggaccaatcagtggccagtgcggcctatttaagccagccccttcccctctgctaattgctggttcgttgtcagctttaccctgtgagagaaccttgtaacctgaataccctgacctgtttgacccggattggaccttgacgattctctgccgtctcctacacttgacccctgcctgcttatcggatttgctgttgtctcctgctccttgaccttggcttgctctcacggacttcctctgatctctccaactcctgacccacggcctgtgacccggatttgctttgtttcctgttggtcccttctggacttacctgcctgatcaacgactgtctccagtcctctgcacctgccctgctttcgtcagctgcaccaggtctgcctaccagttcccggcaccggtgcctccttgtgccgtccct
This sequence is a window from Rana temporaria chromosome 10, aRanTem1.1, whole genome shotgun sequence. Protein-coding genes within it:
- the LOC120916442 gene encoding C3a anaphylatoxin chemotactic receptor-like; the protein is METSSQSDTWTLDFLNSSDEPSHEMDYSDFVEFLWFLTSMSKAYTIIQILSIVCYSITFIIGVIGNGLVIWVASYKMKTVNSVWFLNLAIADLICNLALPLRISQWAFLETYSERHVCKLAMSVMLINMFSSVYFLTVISVDRCVSIMWPFWSRIYRTRRLASIVAAFTWLLCVLSSVPHVVRKYIIEDNSDCFPKYEAWLREDLEDLDNQKVDKMFIIQNVCMFSLPFIIITISYVLIAYKIRSLKRSKISQKHLKVIIVIVLCFFVCWFPYNTWPFVPYNSKYWKANMIISEICVCLAYFNSCINPLVYVLCSQDLKKGFIKSMPARLEYIFSERPDVNADKSACDKTRVELTTCGLA